Below is a window of Nicotiana tabacum cultivar K326 chromosome 19, ASM71507v2, whole genome shotgun sequence DNA.
GTTGGAAAATGCAAAGTTGAGAGACGGTTTAGGTAGAGAGGGGACGTGGGGTCCACATGGGAGAGTACAAACTACAAAGTAAAGCTATGTGAGAAGTGTGTAGTGACAGACTATGACATAAGCAAAGGTCAATTTAGTAAAGATACTCAAAATTTTAAATAGCAGCTATAGTAATATTCCTCTGTAGCCTACCATAATGTTCCATTTTacctgaaatgaccaaattatcctTAGCAAACTGTGTGCTTTAACTTCCTCTTATTAGATTGTAGAATATTTTAGTTTAATCTACTTTTGCAGCTACATTGAACATATTATTAGGATATTTATTAAATGAACTTTATATGTTCAAAAACTACATCAAAAGTGTTGCAAGTTGCAATCATGTaaaaaacaaaatgaatttagcgcCAAGAGTAaagtgatttatttttatttttatgcgGAAATTAAGTATTTCATTTTATTCATATTGACAAAAAGAAAATTACATTTACATATCTCTGTCAAAAATCACTtaagtaatattttattttctttaactttctACTTATGGCGTTAAAACTATATAAAAAATGTAGTAAGTTGCAATTATGTTAAAATAAAAATGTTTTAGCGTCAAGAGTAAAgtgatttatttttttttctatacGGAAATCaatattttgttttattcatGTTGACAAAAAATTTACATTTACGTATCTCAATCAAAAATCACTTAAGTagttttttactttctttttctttctacttATGGCGTTGATCATTGTTTAAGTTTAGTAATAGCAAACGCATTCATATATGGTAGGcttttttcattatttatttttggtgGATATTATCAGGAAGAGAAGATTATGCCACtggtaggggtgtacaaagaaaaccgataaACCGCACTAAATCGATAATCCAAGTCAaaccgcaaaaaaaaaaaaaacgattgtggtttggtgttgaaaaaaaaacccgaccataattagTTTGATttagttttaactaaaaaaaatcaaacgaaactaaaccaacccgatattatatttattcaatttttaaaaatattttatacatataaatatttatcgTAATACAATTGTTCACAGTTTTATCTTTAAACGTATTATTTAAAGTTTGGACTTAACATTTTGAATggtccaataaattttatagctcGTAAAGGGAGTAAGTCAAATAAAGTTCAAAGCAATACTAATACTAATAAAGGAAATTCAATTTAACACTAAGAATGACAATattgttggatatctatttttttgcattggtttataatgaaaatacataacttagtttatttttttctttagtgcttaattgtgtaattaatagtacttattagctgTACTTATTGTATCATGACCTATATAATATTTTTAGCTTATGTAAATTTTTATTATGGCGTATTAATTAGTAATATTTTTATGCGATTTtgttatctttgttattgaatattttaatacattgctatgactcatctcatattattgtgttattttcttgaaaaatacattatatagttgtatcctactaggactaaagaaatatttggagcgcAAGTTATATATTTTGTACTATGAAAACTTTACCAAGAAAAACCCCGAAAAAATCGAGAAAAATCGACATTGCAAAACCCGACtttattagtttggtttggtttatagatttaaaaacACGATACCATTAATTTGGTATGATAATTAAAAATTCCGAATCAACCCGACCTATTTACAACTCTAGTCACTGGTTTTCCAACTCAGGCTTTTCTAGCAATCTGCGGTACAGTATATTATTTGTATTAAGAATTGTCACAATTATTTGTTATGAGTATAGCTCATTATTTAGTATTCCACCAAACTAGTGGTGTGTGACAGAATTCAAACAGCTCATTGTGACAGTCCCAACTCCCACATAGTTTCCAATAACAAGCCTCTATTTAATATCTTACTGAGAAAGGTGTATATTTCATTTTCTGTTTTAATTGGGAAATGAATAACTACCCAAAATATGCATCGTGTGTATTTGTAAGATATAAATATAAAAACACAAAGTGCAATCTTTATAAAATACGTAGGTTGGAAAGAGTGTAACAGGGGTGAATGCTCGTATAGCTACATATACTCTGGTTTTGGCATCCTTGAGCGACTTTGGGTACAAACTTCATTTCAAATTAAGTTCCCACCGTGCTACAacaaaccaacaacaacaataatataactTTACAAGTCGGATCTGGAAAGGATAGCGTGTATGCAAACCTTATCACTACCTTGTGCAGGTAAAgatgttgtttccgatagaccatacTCTAAGCTCAAGGAAAGCATAATTACAGTGATATAGCAAACCAGTAATTCAGAAAAGCACCTTAGTCAATATCAGCACTTGGTTCACTCATAATAATCACATACTAATTCTAGGCAGCAGTTAGGACTTAGGAAGCATCTGAAAGCTTTCTGCATATCTAGCCAATAGTAAAAATATTAACAATGTAGTAAAAATCACAAAGGACCACAACATCAGAATTGAGGCTTTATTTGAGTAACGGAAAGGATAAGGGTGTTGATCTAATTGGTGATGGAGAGAGAAAGCCCgtttggaaaaaaggaaaaaagtaagATCTGATTCCATCATCAGTCAGTCAGATAGTTAGAGTTAGTAATTTCTTCAACATTTCTAAAAAGAGGAGTTGCTCTTAGAGTTAGGAAGCAAGTGGAATAAACAAGTTCAATATGCTGGATAAGAAGCATAGTATCATTGATCGCAAAAATTTCTACAATAAATTGGGTAATTCACTAGTATAGTTCCCTAGCCATGGTTATGCTATTTGTTGGAATAATCTAGGATGATCTCCCCAATGGTTACAAATAGAAAGAGTCATACAATCTATCCATCCCATAATCAATATGATCCTTGTTTTCTTCTGATTAAAATTGCTCACTGCACATCTGTGACACAGTGAACAGAAGATATCTGAAACCAATAAGAGATTTCTGATCGGGTAAATACAAgaaaaaaaaggttttttttttttttttttggggggggggggggggcggcaCAGCACTTCCTACTCTCGGTCAACGGTCCCCTGCCTACTACTCTATTTGCAAAGGGCAAGTATAATAACAACACTTTGAGTGAAGGTATTATGTATAGCTCACACAGAGCAAAATTAAGCTTTGGATTTGTATTAATACAACTTGTAAACCTTGACAATAGAGGAATTCAAGACCCGAGCAACTTCTTCCATCTAGCATATCCCAGGATAAGAAGGAAGAGTATTATACAACCTATTGTGATGCCTGTTACAAAAGGCCAAAATACCCCCTGAGTGTGGTATAAGGTACAAGGTATATTCATGCCAAACCACCCAGCTATCAGCGTCTCCATAGCTATAGCAAATGATGCAATGGTCAGTGTCAACTGCAGCTGAATAAGTTCATTACGCTGATTGTCGAGTTGGATATTGACGTAATCTTCTGTGTCATCAATGTACTCACGGACCTGCAAATTATACAATAACAGGGGATTGAAGGATGCAGAACAAAACAAGGAAGACCACAGACATGATTCAAATGCAGACCAAAATAACGGAAAGGTAAGAAGAGAGTTTACAAATTGTACTTATACTACTTAAGAAGAGAGAGTAAATAAATTGTGCATGAACTTATTCATCATTACTAATTGGTAGATGATATCAGTGTTATCAAAGGTGCACTTAAGCCTttaagcgaggctcaaaacatgttgagcgttTTGCCTCGCTTAGCAGGCGCGTCAGTGTTGTCATCAAGGTTCTAAGGCATAATTTTTCTTGCTAATGAGCGTAATCCGGAAGAGGCAACACCAGTGTTATTAAAAAACGCACGCTTCTCGCTTAAAGCGCAAAAGCGAGGCGAGGCGAGGGGTTTGCGCTTTTCTGCCCTAAAGCGCGGCATTGGTAAATAAGCGCACGCTTCACCCTAAAAAGCGAGAAGCGAGGCGATGAAAAAACGCAGAAAAGCTCGCTTAAGCGAGGTCCAGCGGCTGCCTAgggttttcttaaaaaaaaattgcaaatacACTTGCGCACACTTCTTCCAAACATCTGCTTCACTGCTGCAAGCGACGATTGCAACCTTCGACTTTTTCTCTTCTGCTCTTCTTCTCCTTCAGTTCTTTCTTCTCTTCTGCTGTTCACTGTTATGCCATGTTTTAACAATTCCTTTTGTGATTTGGTTTTACATTTGCTTAATATGTTATGACTTTTGAGGATTATTGACTATCTAGTTTTAGTATCTGTTATTTACTTCTTAATTTAAGAATTGAAACATTtgcttaatatgttatttttattgaGTTCTTCGTCATTTATCTATgcctatttaattttttttatttatgtgttataTTGCGTTTCACATGAAAAAAGCTCGCGCTTCGCTTCACGCTTCGGTGAAGCGAGGCCTCCTCCCTTTTTTCCGCTTCTCGCTCTCCAAAACACTGGGCAACACTAAAgaattgatatttcattttattgtaaattttcttcaatttctttgtccatatattcgtattcatgcttatagatatcagtcttggactacacatacatatttgtattttttctcCATTTGTGCCTTTCTTCATTAAAACCCACGCTTTATTTACGCTTAAAGTCTCAAcagaccttagagcttttttgcgcttttcgcctttgataacattGGATGATATAACAATGTCAAAGTAAGAAAGAGATACAGCTattatttcatttcttttaattcttcagtttgacaagagtgggttgctctaatAGTAAACACCCTAGGGATTGAGCTTGAGAGAGACAGAGAACAGGACATTGCACATTATCTCATCTGACTATTATAGGGGCCCAAGAGGAAacctaacaaaagaaaaggagGGAAAAGCAGAGGTAGTAGATTAGACAGAGAGTTGTATATCTGCAGTTGGAATTAGCAAGGTATAACAATGTCAAAGTAAGAAAGAGATACAGCTattatttcatttcttttaattcttcagtttgacaagagtgggttgctctaatAGTAAACACCCTAGGGATTGAGCTTGAGAGAGACAGAGAACAGGACATTGCACATTATCTCATCTGACTATTATAGGGGCCCAAGAGGAAacctaacaaaagaaaaggagGGAAAAGCAGAGGTAGTAGATTAGACAGAGAGTTGTATATCTGCAGTTGGAATTAGCAAGGTATAACAATGTCAAAGTAAGAAAGAGATACAGCTattatttcatttcttttaattcttcagtttgacaagagtgggttgctctagtagtaagcaccctccacttccaaccaagaggttgtgagttcgagtcaccccaagggcaaggtggggagttcttggagggagggagccgagggtctatcgtaaacagcctctctacccaggataggggtaaggtctgcgtatacactaccctccccaaaccccactagtgggattatactgggttgttgttcttgtttgttgttgttttaattctTCAGTTTCTTTCCCAAGTCTTGAAAGCTTTCTTTACCTTACTGCTTTACCGGAATATGCTGCAAAGATCGATTATTGAGGAAGAAATGGCTTACAGCCGAGAAGTAAGGAGATTACGAGCTTTATTATAGGGGCCCAAGAGGAAacctaacaaaagaaaaggagGGAAAAGCAGAGGCAGTAGATTAAACAGAGAGCTGTATATCTGCAGTTGGAATTAGCAAGGTATAGCAATGTCAAAGTAAGAAAGAGATACAGCTattatttcatttcttttaattcttcagtttgacaagagtgggttgctctagtggtaaacaccctccacttccaaccaagaagttgtgagttcgagtcaccccaagagcaaggtggggaattcttggagggagggaaccgagggtctatcggaaacaacctctctaccccagggtaggggtaatgtctgcgtatacactaccctccccagacgccactagtgggattatactgggttgttgttgtttgttgttgcttTAATTCTTCAGTTTCTTTCCCAAGTCTTGAAAGCTTTCTTTACCTTACTGCTTTACCGGAATATGCTGCGAAGATCGATTATTGAGGAAGAAATGGCTTACAACCGGAAGTAAGGAGATTGCGAGCTTTACTTTCCCTTTTCTTTATCAAGAGGAATTAAGGGTACACGGTCTCATTTTCAATACAAGGATTCTTAAATCAAGATTTATATGATAAAAAGATGTGGCAAACTTAGGTTCCTTAAAAGTATGAATGCCTTATTTAATTCTTCTCTTATATGTGTAACTTGTATTAAAAGTAGAATCATTTCATTACGCTATGACATCGTACTATCGTGCCTTTATCGTTCATtacccaaaaaagaaaataaaaggatgATAACTGTCAACAGGAAAGAGGAGCAACAAGTCTATGCCATTACCAACATAAAAAGACGCAAAAAAATGCAAGGGATGCGAGCATATTTTTTTGGGTTTTGGGggggggtttgggggggggggggggctcacAAATTAGAAGGCCTATCCTGAAAACATAAAACAAGAGACAATGACATAAGATAATCTGATTATTAGCACTTCTTAAGAACAATATACTTACGGATAATATCTTGTTACGAGTGCCTTCCAGCTGCATGAAGTAGGCATCGAGCAACATCTCCAGATCCTCCACATCATTGTCATTAAAATGGTTGCTCACCAAACTCCCACTTCTGCTTCTGGCAGAATTAAGCCTACGAAGATTCGGTGCAACAGGAACAAAGCTATTTGAAACGATAGTTCCTAAATGAGCCTCAGATTGCTGATTCTGAATCCATTTCCTAGTCAAGTACAACTGAGCCATGTCTTCATTGTCATCTAAAAGGTGTTCAATTTCATCTCTAACCTATCATCAAAAAATCTTTACCACTGTAAGCATAACACAGAATAATCAGAGCACAGACAAGTGTCATGGAAGAGAACACTACATTTGAGTTCCTCAATGTAGCCCATATGAATAATAACCCTCCAATTTACGAATCAAAAGCAAGAGAATTAAAGTAGCAAAGGCTCATTCAGTGGCGGACCCAAGTGGTGGCTAGCAGGTTGAACTGAACCCGCTTCACaaaaaaataatactgtgtatatgtataaattaggattaaagctGTTTAAATTTTGCATAAATATTTTATTGGAACCCACTTGgcaactactattttacgactaaatTTATATACTTCTAAGGttgaacccgcttgcacaaaatcctgggtccgccactgGGCTCATTATATGTCTCCTCATATCTATACAAAACAGGAAGAAGAATGCAAAGATCATATGCCCGCCTAAGTGATCATGGGAAAAAAAAAATCCTCCACACACTGGCAAAGGGAAAGGGAaacccacccccccccccccaaaaaaaaaagaagatttgtTTTGTCAGGCTATCATACCATTTCAATAGCCAGCACATTCCCGAGTATACGTGCAAAATTTGGTCCAGCATAAGGCAGACAGAATGCACTATAAATGAACTCAAGCCTTACGAGGAGGCATCAGGAAGATTAACTTAAAGTGAGCAACAAGGGCTACTAAAACTGAATGTGGTTTGACATTGAAGTTTAAGGTATACAAATTGATACCAACAGTTGTTCACCCAATAAGTCATAATGCAATTAATATGAAGTGCTTTAGTAGTAAGTCTGCATTCGAGATGATGATAACATGCCCAGTAGTTAACAAGTTCTCTTCCTGGTCAAAAATATTTCCAGCAGCCAACCATGAACACCTCAGATTGAAATCTATTCATTAGCTGACTTGCGCAGAAAGATGTTACACAAAGTGGGAAACTATATCCATAATGCCAAGAAATGAACAGAAATTACTAGAAGATAAGACCTTTATCATGTTTCAATAGCAACAGGGAAAAAACAGATAAGAATACCTTCTGCACTCTGGCAAGTAAACGAGTAAGATTGCTTTTTAAACTTCTCACTTGCTCAAGATTCTTCGTGCTAACATTCATGGCCAGTTCATCCAAAACTGGGTAAGCATCTCTCTCCAGCTCTGCTACGCTAGAGTCTAGGAATGTACAAACAACCTCCAAGGCAATCTCCAGCACCTGAAACTCAAATGGTAGCTCAGCCTGCAGACCTTCGACAGCTTCTGGAACAGATAACCAGTTTCCAGCAGTTGGAAATTGTCCTTCATTATCTTGTTCAGCACTAGTACCATCAACCTTTGAAAGACTTTTATGAGGAAGTTGTTGCCTCAGTTGATCCACAAATGGGAGAACCTCTTGACGTAGAGGATCAAGCAACAACACCTCTTCAGCTGTAATTATGGCTCTTATAAACTCCAAATTGACAACCATGGCCTTCTCCCTTGCTGCAAGTTAAAAGAAAGGAGCTTTTCAATTCCTCGAACCCCAACATcacatttcttttttttaaagcATTCTACTAGGTACAAGCAAATGCTAGAAAAGATACACATGTATTATATCAAAAGCTTCCAACAGCTAAGCTAAACATAATGGTTAAGCTTCCTACAGTTAAGCTAAACATAAAGgtgcatattttatttattattgttggaAACACACGGACAGATTTATAAGCAGTTAAAAGGGGTAAAACAAAGTAATAATACCAAGAATGCTGGAGGAGTGAGAGAAGATTGGGCCAAGAATCCTCAAGTCCCTAGCAGGAATACCAGCGCGTTTGATAATAGCGCTCTTATCCCACTctatcaactccgattgaccccGCTTATCGAATCTCATCCACAGCCTCGCCCCACCCACCTTCTTCTTCACCACTTTACTAGTACCTGCCGCTGCCACGATTGAATTGCTAACAGCCGCCCCATTTACCACCGGCGGAGGCGGCAACGGCGGCGCCATCGCTTTCTTCCTCCGGCGAATCGAAAATTGGCCCTTCCCCATAAAGCTCTCTCTGTATCTCTCTCACTCACTCTCACCCCTTCCTCTTTAGAATCTTCTGAGGCTGCGTAAACAAAATATGTATGTAGAATAATAATGATGAACAATTATTGGGTCGGCAATTAGGGCATGTTCatttgattctttgttcttaACGAAGGAAGGGCAATGAATCTTCTTCTTCTGCTGtgtctctttctccttcttcttcttcttctgcttcaAGATCTTCCATATACTGCAAGCGTCTTTTAGGGAAAAAGGGGGAGAGTGAGAATTTCAGGCGTCGAGCTTTTGTTGATGGGGGTTACGGAATTGCTAAATTTCGTAATTTCCGTCAATTTTATTTATTCCTTCATGTTTAGATGGGCCCCACAAGTTTAGTTATTTTAAGATTTcctcattattttatttacagtTTGGCCCCACATTTTCGTAAAGGAGTTGA
It encodes the following:
- the LOC107763915 gene encoding magnesium transporter MRS2-4-like gives rise to the protein MGKGQFSIRRRKKAMAPPLPPPPVVNGAAVSNSIVAAAGTSKVVKKKVGGARLWMRFDKRGQSELIEWDKSAIIKRAGIPARDLRILGPIFSHSSSILAREKAMVVNLEFIRAIITAEEVLLLDPLRQEVLPFVDQLRQQLPHKSLSKVDGTSAEQDNEGQFPTAGNWLSVPEAVEGLQAELPFEFQVLEIALEVVCTFLDSSVAELERDAYPVLDELAMNVSTKNLEQVRSLKSNLTRLLARVQKVRDEIEHLLDDNEDMAQLYLTRKWIQNQQSEAHLGTIVSNSFVPVAPNLRRLNSARSRSGSLVSNHFNDNDVEDLEMLLDAYFMQLEGTRNKILSVREYIDDTEDYVNIQLDNQRNELIQLQLTLTIASFAIAMETLIAGWFGMNIPCTLYHTQGVFWPFVTGITIGCIILFLLILGYARWKKLLGS